A genome region from Glycine max cultivar Williams 82 chromosome 5, Glycine_max_v4.0, whole genome shotgun sequence includes the following:
- the LOC100801725 gene encoding zinc finger protein BRUTUS isoform X1: protein MASPLDGGGVAVLPNSVNKVDSSSVLNGGLKCSKPESPILIFLFFHKAIRNELDALHRLAVAFATGNRSDIKPLSGRYHFLSSMYRHHCNAEDEVIFPALDIRVKNVAQTYSLEHKGESNLFDHLFELLNSSINNVESFPKELASCTGALQTSVSQHMAKEEEQVFPLLIEKFSLEEQASLVWQFLCSIPVNMMAEFLPWLSASISPDESQDLRNCLIKIVPEEKLLQKVVFTWMEGRSSINTVETCADHSQVQCSSRALTHQLEKVNCACESTTTGKRKHSGSMIDVSDTTGTHPIDEILLWHSAIKKELSEIAVETRKIQHSEDFTNLSAFNERFQFIAEVCIFHSIAEDKVIFPAVDGEFSFFQEHAEEESQFNDFRRLIESIQSEGASSNSDVEFYSKLCIHADHIMETIQRHFHNEEVQVLPLARKHFSFRRQCELLYQSLCMMPLKLIERVLPWLVGSLTEDEAKTFQRNMQLAAPATDSALVTLFCGWACKARNEGLCLSSSASGCCPAQRLSDIEENIVRPSCACASALSNRHCSVLAESGGNKRSVKRNILESHKNEDLPETSETENIQKQCCSARSCCVPGLGVSSNNLGLSSLSTAKSLRSLSFCSSAPSLNSSLFIWETESSSCNVGSTQRPIDTIFKFHKAIRKDLEYLDVESGKLSDGDETILRQFNGRFRLLWGLYRAHSNAEDDIVFPALESKEALHNVSHSYMLDHKQEEQLFEDISCVLSEFSVLHEALQMTHMSDNLSESNFGTSDANTSDDIKKYNELATKLQGMCKSIRVTLDQHLFREECELWPLFGRHFTVEEQDKIVGRIIGTTGAEVLQSMLPWVTSALTQDEQNKMMDIWKQATKNTMFNEWLSECWKESRVSTAQTETSDHSTSRRGAEYQESLDHNDQMFKPGWKDIFRMNQNELESEIRKVYRDSTLDPRRKAYLVQNLLTSRWIAAQQKSPKALSEGSSNSVEIEGLSPSFQDPEEHVFGCEHYKRNCKLRAACCGKLFTCRFCHDNVSDHSMDRKATSEIMCMRCLNIQPIGPICMTPSCNGFSMAKYYCNICKFFDDERNVYHCPFCNLCRVGRGLGIDYFHCMKCNCCLGIKSASHKCLEKGLEMNCPICCDDLFTSSATVRALPCGHYMHSACFQAYTCNHYTCPICSKSLGDMAVYFGMLDALLAAEELPEEYKDRCQDILCHDCNRKGTSRFHWLYHKCGFCGSYNTRVIKCETSNSSCS, encoded by the exons ATGGCGTCGCCGTTGGACGGAGGAGGAGTGGCGGTGCTCCCGAATTCCGTCAACAAGGTTGACTCCTCCTCGGTTCTCAATGGCGGCTTGAAGTGCTCCAAACCGGAGTCgccaattttgattttcttgttCTTTCACAAAGCGATTCGGAATGAGCTTGACGCGCTGCACCGATTGGCCGTCGCATTCGCCACCGGCAACCGCTCCGACATTAAGCCGCTCTCCGGCCGCTACCATTTCCTCAGCTCCATGTACAGGCACCACTGCAATGCTGAAGACGAG GTGATTTTTCCAGCTCTAGATATACGTGTGAAGAATGTAGCACAGACATATTCTCTCGAGCACAAGGGTGAAAGCAACCTTTTTGATCATCTATTTGAGCTTTTAAATTCTTCCATCAATAATGTTGAAAGTTTTCCAAAAGAGTTGGCATCCTGCACAGGAGCTTTGCAGACGTCAGTTAGTCAACACATGGCGAAGGAAGAGGAGCAG GTATTTCCTCTGCTTATTGAGAAGTTTTCTCTTGAGGAACAGGCATCCTTAGTGTGGCAGTTTCTTTGCAGTATTCCTGTGAATATGATGGCTGAATTTCTACCGTGGCTTTCAGCATCTATATCACCTGATGAATCTCAGGATTTGCGAAATTGCTTAATCAAGATAGTGCCAGAGGAAAAACTCCTTCAAAAG GTTGTTTTCACCTGGATGGAAGGAAGAAGTAGCATTAACACAGTTGAAACTTGTGCAGATCATTCTCAAGTTCAATGTAGTTCTAGGGCATTAACCCATCAGCTTGAGAAAGTAAACTGTGCTTGTGAATCCACAACAACTGGAAAAAGGAAACATTCTGGATCTATGATAGATGTTTCTGATACCACTGGAACACATCCTATAGATGAAATATTGCTCTGGCATAGTGcaataaaaaaagagttaagtGAGATAGCAGTGGAGACTAGAAAGATACAGCACTCTGAAGATTTTACTAATCTATCTGCTTTTAACGAAAGATTTCAATTCATAGCTGAAGTTTGCATATTTCACAG TATTGCTGAGGACAAGGTTATTTTTCCAGCAGTAGATggagaattttctttctttcaggaGCATGCTGAAGAAGAAAGCCAATTTAATGACTTTCGGCGTTTGATTGAAAGTATTCAAAGTGAAGGAGCATCGTCTAATTCAGATGTTGAATTTTATTCCAAGTTATGCATACATGCTGATCATATAATGGAAACCATACAGAGGCATTTCCATAATGAAGAAGTTCAG GTTCTTCCACTTGCAAGAAAGCACTTTAGCTTTAGAAGGCAATGTGAACTTTTGTATCAAAGCTTATGCATGATGCCTCTGAAATTGATTGAGCGTGTCCTGCCATGGTTGGTAGGATCTTTAACTGAAGATGAAGCAAAGACGTTTCAGAGAAATATGCAGTTGGCAG CTCCAGCAACAGATTCTGCTCTTGTCACACTCTTCTGTGGATGGGCTTGCAAGGCTCGTAATGAAGGTCTGTGTTTGTCTTCAAGTGCATCAGGTTGCTGTCCTGCTCAAAGACTTTCTGATATTGAAGAAAATATTGTTCGGCCATCCTGTGCTTGTGCATCTGCATTATCTAATAGACATTGCTCGGTATTAGCTGAATCAGGTGGGAACAAAAGATCAGTCAAGCGCAACATATTGGAGTCGCACAAAAATGAAGATCTACCTGAAACTTCAGAGACTGAAAATATTCAGAAACAATGTTGTAGTGCACGGTCTTGTTGTGTGCCAGGTTTAGGAGTAAGTAGTAACAATTTAGGGCTGAGTTCTCTTTCTACAGCCAAGTCCTTACGGTCCTTGTCTTTCTGCTCTTCTGCCCCATCTCTTAATTCCAGTCTTTTCATATGGGAAACAGAGAGCAGCTCATGCAATGTTGGATCTACACAAAGACCAATTGATACCATATTTAAATTCCATAAAGCTATACGCAAAGACTTGGAGTATCTAGATGTTGAATCTGGAAAGCTGAGTGATGGTGATGAGACAATTCTTCGGCAATTTAATGGAAGATTTCGTCTTTTGTGGGGTTTGTATAGAGCTCATAGTAATGCTGAAGATGATATAGTATTTCCAGCTTTAGAATCCAAAGAGGCACTTCATAATGTGAGTCATTCGTACATGCTGGACCATAAGCAGGAAGAACAATTGTTTGAAGATATTTCCTGTGTTCTTTCAGAGTTTTCTGTCCTTCATGAAGCCTTGCAGATGACGCATATGTCCGACAATTTAAGTGAAAGTAATTTTGGAACCTCTGATGCCAATACTAGTGATGatatcaaaaaatataatgaacttGCTACTAAGCTTCAGGGGATGTGCAAATCTATAAGAGTGACCCTGGATCAGCATCTTTTTAGAGAAGAATGCGAACTGTGGCCATTGTTTGGCAGACATTTCACTGTGGAAGAACAAGACAAGATAGTGGGTCGGATAATTGGAACAACAGGTGCTGAAGTTCTCCAATCAATGTTACCATGGGTAACGTCTGCACTTACTCAGGATGAACAGAACAAAATGATGGATATATGGAAGCAGGCAACTAAGAACACTATGTTCAACGAATGGCTTAGTGAATGCTGGAAAGAGAGTCGAGTGTCTACAGCACAGACAGAAACGTCAGATCACAGCACTTCTCGGAGAG GTGCTGAATATCAAGAAAGCTTGGACCACAATGATCAGATGTTCAAGCCAGGTTGGAAAGACATATTTCGGATGAATCAGAATGAACTTGAGTCAGAGATCCGCAAGGTATATCGAGACTCAACTCTTGATCCAAGGAGAAAAGCATATCTTGTGCAGAATCTACTGACAAG TCGATGGATAGCTGCCCAGCAGAAATCACCTAAAGCTTTATCTGAAGGATCATCTAACAGTGTAGAAATAGAAGGACTCTCACCATCATTTCAGGACCCAGAGGAACATGTATTTGGGTGTGAGCACTATAAGAGAAATTGCAAGCTTCGGGCTGCATGTTGTGGCAAGTTATTTACttgcagattttgtcatgaCAATGTCAGTGATCACTCTATGGATAG AAAAGCAACATCAGAAATTATGTGTATGCGCTGCCTGAATATACAGCCAATAGGGCCCATATGCATGACACCTTCATGTAATGGGTTTTCAATGGCAAAGTACTATTGCAATATATGCAAATTTTTTGATGATGAAag GAATGTATATCATTGCCCATTTTGCAATTTATGCCGTGTTGGACGAGGGCTTGGGATTGATTATTTTCATTGCATGAAATGCAATTGTTGCCTGGGGATTAAATCAGCATCTCATAAGTGCCTGGAGAAAGGTTTAGAAATGAACTGCCCAATTTGTTGTGATGACCTGTTCACTTCAAGTGCCACAGTCAGAGCTCTACCTTGCGGCCACTATATGCATTCTGCTTGCTTCCAG GCATACACTTGTAACCACTACACATGTCCAATCTGCAGCAAGTCATTGGGAGATATGGCG GTTTACTTTGGTATGCTTGATGCCCTATTGGCTGCTGAGGAGCTTCCTGAAGAGTACAAGGACCGCTGTCAG GACATACTCTGCCATGACTGTAATCGGAAGGGCACTTCACGCTTCCACTGGTTGTATCACAAATGTGGATTTTGTGGCTCTTACAATACCCGGGTTATCAAGTGTGAGACGTCAAACTCCAGCTGCTCTTAG
- the LOC100801725 gene encoding zinc finger protein BRUTUS isoform X2, whose protein sequence is MASPLDGGGVAVLPNSVNKVDSSSVLNGGLKCSKPESPILIFLFFHKAIRNELDALHRLAVAFATGNRSDIKPLSGRYHFLSSMYRHHCNAEDEVIFPALDIRVKNVAQTYSLEHKGESNLFDHLFELLNSSINNVESFPKELASCTGALQTSVSQHMAKEEEQVFPLLIEKFSLEEQASLVWQFLCSIPVNMMAEFLPWLSASISPDESQDLRNCLIKIVPEEKLLQKVVFTWMEGRSSINTVETCADHSQVQCSSRALTHQLEKVNCACESTTTGKRKHSGSMIDVSDTTGTHPIDEILLWHSAIKKELSEIAVETRKIQHSEDFTNLSAFNERFQFIAEVCIFHSIAEDKVIFPAVDGEFSFFQEHAEEESQFNDFRRLIESIQSEGASSNSDVEFYSKLCIHADHIMETIQRHFHNEEVQVLPLARKHFSFRRQCELLYQSLCMMPLKLIERVLPWLVGSLTEDEAKTFQRNMQLAAPATDSALVTLFCGWACKARNEGLCLSSSASGCCPAQRLSDIEENIVRPSCACASALSNRHCSVLAESGGNKRSVKRNILESHKNEDLPETSETENIQKQCCSARSCCVPGLGVSSNNLGLSSLSTAKSLRSLSFCSSAPSLNSSLFIWETESSSCNVGSTQRPIDTIFKFHKAIRKDLEYLDVESGKLSDGDETILRQFNGRFRLLWGLYRAHSNAEDDIVFPALESKEALHNVSHSYMLDHKQEEQLFEDISCVLSEFSVLHEALQMTHMSDNLSESNFGTSDANTSDDIKKYNELATKLQGMCKSIRVTLDQHLFREECELWPLFGRHFTVEEQDKIVGRIIGTTGAEVLQSMLPWVTSALTQDEQNKMMDIWKQATKNTMFNEWLSECWKESRVSTAQTETSDHSTSRRGAEYQESLDHNDQMFKPGWKDIFRMNQNELESEIRKVYRDSTLDPRRKAYLVQNLLTSRWIAAQQKSPKALSEGSSNSVEIEGLSPSFQDPEEHVFGCEHYKRNCKLRAACCGKLFTCRFCHDNVSDHSMDRNVYHCPFCNLCRVGRGLGIDYFHCMKCNCCLGIKSASHKCLEKGLEMNCPICCDDLFTSSATVRALPCGHYMHSACFQAYTCNHYTCPICSKSLGDMAVYFGMLDALLAAEELPEEYKDRCQDILCHDCNRKGTSRFHWLYHKCGFCGSYNTRVIKCETSNSSCS, encoded by the exons ATGGCGTCGCCGTTGGACGGAGGAGGAGTGGCGGTGCTCCCGAATTCCGTCAACAAGGTTGACTCCTCCTCGGTTCTCAATGGCGGCTTGAAGTGCTCCAAACCGGAGTCgccaattttgattttcttgttCTTTCACAAAGCGATTCGGAATGAGCTTGACGCGCTGCACCGATTGGCCGTCGCATTCGCCACCGGCAACCGCTCCGACATTAAGCCGCTCTCCGGCCGCTACCATTTCCTCAGCTCCATGTACAGGCACCACTGCAATGCTGAAGACGAG GTGATTTTTCCAGCTCTAGATATACGTGTGAAGAATGTAGCACAGACATATTCTCTCGAGCACAAGGGTGAAAGCAACCTTTTTGATCATCTATTTGAGCTTTTAAATTCTTCCATCAATAATGTTGAAAGTTTTCCAAAAGAGTTGGCATCCTGCACAGGAGCTTTGCAGACGTCAGTTAGTCAACACATGGCGAAGGAAGAGGAGCAG GTATTTCCTCTGCTTATTGAGAAGTTTTCTCTTGAGGAACAGGCATCCTTAGTGTGGCAGTTTCTTTGCAGTATTCCTGTGAATATGATGGCTGAATTTCTACCGTGGCTTTCAGCATCTATATCACCTGATGAATCTCAGGATTTGCGAAATTGCTTAATCAAGATAGTGCCAGAGGAAAAACTCCTTCAAAAG GTTGTTTTCACCTGGATGGAAGGAAGAAGTAGCATTAACACAGTTGAAACTTGTGCAGATCATTCTCAAGTTCAATGTAGTTCTAGGGCATTAACCCATCAGCTTGAGAAAGTAAACTGTGCTTGTGAATCCACAACAACTGGAAAAAGGAAACATTCTGGATCTATGATAGATGTTTCTGATACCACTGGAACACATCCTATAGATGAAATATTGCTCTGGCATAGTGcaataaaaaaagagttaagtGAGATAGCAGTGGAGACTAGAAAGATACAGCACTCTGAAGATTTTACTAATCTATCTGCTTTTAACGAAAGATTTCAATTCATAGCTGAAGTTTGCATATTTCACAG TATTGCTGAGGACAAGGTTATTTTTCCAGCAGTAGATggagaattttctttctttcaggaGCATGCTGAAGAAGAAAGCCAATTTAATGACTTTCGGCGTTTGATTGAAAGTATTCAAAGTGAAGGAGCATCGTCTAATTCAGATGTTGAATTTTATTCCAAGTTATGCATACATGCTGATCATATAATGGAAACCATACAGAGGCATTTCCATAATGAAGAAGTTCAG GTTCTTCCACTTGCAAGAAAGCACTTTAGCTTTAGAAGGCAATGTGAACTTTTGTATCAAAGCTTATGCATGATGCCTCTGAAATTGATTGAGCGTGTCCTGCCATGGTTGGTAGGATCTTTAACTGAAGATGAAGCAAAGACGTTTCAGAGAAATATGCAGTTGGCAG CTCCAGCAACAGATTCTGCTCTTGTCACACTCTTCTGTGGATGGGCTTGCAAGGCTCGTAATGAAGGTCTGTGTTTGTCTTCAAGTGCATCAGGTTGCTGTCCTGCTCAAAGACTTTCTGATATTGAAGAAAATATTGTTCGGCCATCCTGTGCTTGTGCATCTGCATTATCTAATAGACATTGCTCGGTATTAGCTGAATCAGGTGGGAACAAAAGATCAGTCAAGCGCAACATATTGGAGTCGCACAAAAATGAAGATCTACCTGAAACTTCAGAGACTGAAAATATTCAGAAACAATGTTGTAGTGCACGGTCTTGTTGTGTGCCAGGTTTAGGAGTAAGTAGTAACAATTTAGGGCTGAGTTCTCTTTCTACAGCCAAGTCCTTACGGTCCTTGTCTTTCTGCTCTTCTGCCCCATCTCTTAATTCCAGTCTTTTCATATGGGAAACAGAGAGCAGCTCATGCAATGTTGGATCTACACAAAGACCAATTGATACCATATTTAAATTCCATAAAGCTATACGCAAAGACTTGGAGTATCTAGATGTTGAATCTGGAAAGCTGAGTGATGGTGATGAGACAATTCTTCGGCAATTTAATGGAAGATTTCGTCTTTTGTGGGGTTTGTATAGAGCTCATAGTAATGCTGAAGATGATATAGTATTTCCAGCTTTAGAATCCAAAGAGGCACTTCATAATGTGAGTCATTCGTACATGCTGGACCATAAGCAGGAAGAACAATTGTTTGAAGATATTTCCTGTGTTCTTTCAGAGTTTTCTGTCCTTCATGAAGCCTTGCAGATGACGCATATGTCCGACAATTTAAGTGAAAGTAATTTTGGAACCTCTGATGCCAATACTAGTGATGatatcaaaaaatataatgaacttGCTACTAAGCTTCAGGGGATGTGCAAATCTATAAGAGTGACCCTGGATCAGCATCTTTTTAGAGAAGAATGCGAACTGTGGCCATTGTTTGGCAGACATTTCACTGTGGAAGAACAAGACAAGATAGTGGGTCGGATAATTGGAACAACAGGTGCTGAAGTTCTCCAATCAATGTTACCATGGGTAACGTCTGCACTTACTCAGGATGAACAGAACAAAATGATGGATATATGGAAGCAGGCAACTAAGAACACTATGTTCAACGAATGGCTTAGTGAATGCTGGAAAGAGAGTCGAGTGTCTACAGCACAGACAGAAACGTCAGATCACAGCACTTCTCGGAGAG GTGCTGAATATCAAGAAAGCTTGGACCACAATGATCAGATGTTCAAGCCAGGTTGGAAAGACATATTTCGGATGAATCAGAATGAACTTGAGTCAGAGATCCGCAAGGTATATCGAGACTCAACTCTTGATCCAAGGAGAAAAGCATATCTTGTGCAGAATCTACTGACAAG TCGATGGATAGCTGCCCAGCAGAAATCACCTAAAGCTTTATCTGAAGGATCATCTAACAGTGTAGAAATAGAAGGACTCTCACCATCATTTCAGGACCCAGAGGAACATGTATTTGGGTGTGAGCACTATAAGAGAAATTGCAAGCTTCGGGCTGCATGTTGTGGCAAGTTATTTACttgcagattttgtcatgaCAATGTCAGTGATCACTCTATGGATAG GAATGTATATCATTGCCCATTTTGCAATTTATGCCGTGTTGGACGAGGGCTTGGGATTGATTATTTTCATTGCATGAAATGCAATTGTTGCCTGGGGATTAAATCAGCATCTCATAAGTGCCTGGAGAAAGGTTTAGAAATGAACTGCCCAATTTGTTGTGATGACCTGTTCACTTCAAGTGCCACAGTCAGAGCTCTACCTTGCGGCCACTATATGCATTCTGCTTGCTTCCAG GCATACACTTGTAACCACTACACATGTCCAATCTGCAGCAAGTCATTGGGAGATATGGCG GTTTACTTTGGTATGCTTGATGCCCTATTGGCTGCTGAGGAGCTTCCTGAAGAGTACAAGGACCGCTGTCAG GACATACTCTGCCATGACTGTAATCGGAAGGGCACTTCACGCTTCCACTGGTTGTATCACAAATGTGGATTTTGTGGCTCTTACAATACCCGGGTTATCAAGTGTGAGACGTCAAACTCCAGCTGCTCTTAG
- the LOC100801179 gene encoding uncharacterized protein, with product MAMATAMVAERERSKPLHNFSMPCLKWGNQRFLRCVKDSTMIDLKPWTLRTKAPHPHHTNQLQKKMEERAKFSVSLSKEQVEQDFWAFLGTRPPRRPKKRPRIVQKNLDTLFPGLWLTDVTAESYKVPE from the exons ATGGCTATGGCTACGGCTATGGTGGCAGAAAGAGAAAGATCGAAGCCTCTCCACAATTTCTCCATGCCCTGCCTCAAATGGGGCAACCAGAGATTCCTGAGGTGCGTCAAAGACTCCACCATGATCGATCTCAAACCCTGGACTTTGAGGACCAAAGCACCACATCCACATCACACCAACCAACTCCAGAAGAAGATGGAAGAGAGAGCCAAGTTTTCGGTTTCACTCTCGAAGGAGCAGGTGGAACAGGATTTCTGGGCCTTTCTCGGAACCAGACCTCCCAGGAGGCCCAAGAAGAGGCCCAGAATTGTCCAGAAGAATTTGGAT ACACTTTTTCCTGGTTTGTGGCTCACCGATGTTACTGCAGAATCTTACAAAGTCCCTGAATGA